In Aminobacterium sp. MB27-C1, a single genomic region encodes these proteins:
- the cmr6 gene encoding type III-B CRISPR module RAMP protein Cmr6 yields MTLAVREEINNDFKNIDKIDKIDKLEWAHPGLILQRYLIEQKDDTDSSTNERDKLFTRIIYAQKKAQDVYKMAYERWEKSFATETINVSGLIFSTLGKLICGLGLASSIETGITLHHTYGFPFIPGSSLKGIASSYYCDHYLSKENPCFKENKEYFNILFGSNESAGHIIFHDAWLKPGSDFLEKDIMTPHHRDYYTQKGKEDAAPTDFDSPVPVPFLSVSANTKFLVIVSCYDSSENGKKWTNLALEILEEALLKLGVGGKTRSGYGQMKKVNEWNPPKRDPYAK; encoded by the coding sequence ATGACTCTTGCAGTTAGAGAAGAAATTAATAACGATTTTAAAAATATTGATAAAATTGATAAAATTGATAAATTAGAATGGGCTCACCCTGGGCTAATACTGCAAAGATACCTTATAGAGCAAAAAGATGACACGGATTCGTCAACTAACGAAAGAGATAAATTATTCACCAGAATTATCTATGCCCAAAAAAAAGCACAAGACGTCTATAAGATGGCCTATGAACGATGGGAAAAATCTTTTGCTACAGAAACAATAAACGTATCTGGACTTATTTTTTCCACTCTCGGCAAACTAATTTGCGGACTTGGCTTAGCTAGCTCTATTGAGACAGGAATAACTCTTCATCACACGTATGGTTTCCCCTTTATTCCGGGCAGCAGCTTAAAAGGCATTGCTTCTTCTTATTATTGTGATCACTATTTGAGTAAAGAAAATCCTTGTTTTAAAGAAAACAAGGAGTATTTCAATATTCTATTTGGATCAAATGAAAGTGCCGGTCATATTATCTTTCACGATGCATGGCTAAAACCAGGCAGTGATTTTCTCGAAAAAGATATTATGACACCCCATCATAGAGATTACTACACCCAAAAAGGCAAGGAAGATGCTGCTCCAACAGACTTTGACTCTCCAGTTCCAGTTCCATTTTTATCTGTTAGCGCTAACACAAAATTTCTTGTTATTGTAAGCTGCTATGATTCTTCAGAAAACGGTAAAAAATGGACTAATCTTGCTTTGGAAATACTCGAGGAAGCTCTTCTTAAATTAGGCGTTGGTGGAAAAACCAGAAGTGGTTATGGACAAATGAAAAAAGTCAATGAGTGGAATCCTCCTAAACGTGATCCCTACGCAAAATGA
- the cas6 gene encoding CRISPR-associated endoribonuclease Cas6 produces MKINLIFGVIGDKILQLKRKHQYQIQAMVYNLLDKEYARFLHNEGFIYEGKRHFKLFCFSKLFGNGPIKREKDFLYIPSPVKLSITSPVNAILEQLANNALSLGEIRLGNNFLQCREVTVENPQAKSEEILVQTLSPIVCYSTLKKYDGSNFTHYHSPYDQEFGEQIHANLIKKFTLITSEKSELNQTVKIEKLGRIWESIRFFSPEDNRPIKGWNGNFRLTGSQELLQTALDAGLGAKNSSGFGCVELVERERRYK; encoded by the coding sequence ATGAAAATTAATCTTATTTTTGGTGTTATTGGAGATAAAATTTTACAGCTTAAACGCAAACATCAGTATCAAATTCAAGCTATGGTATACAACCTTCTCGACAAAGAGTATGCTCGTTTTTTACACAATGAAGGGTTTATTTATGAAGGGAAACGTCATTTTAAATTATTTTGTTTCTCAAAACTTTTTGGGAACGGCCCTATAAAACGAGAAAAAGACTTTTTATATATTCCTTCCCCCGTGAAACTTTCAATAACCTCTCCTGTTAACGCCATTCTTGAACAACTTGCTAATAACGCTCTTTCCCTGGGAGAAATAAGACTAGGAAATAATTTCCTTCAATGTAGAGAAGTAACTGTTGAAAACCCCCAAGCAAAATCAGAAGAGATACTAGTACAAACCCTCTCTCCAATAGTCTGCTACTCTACCCTTAAAAAATATGACGGAAGCAATTTTACTCACTATCACTCTCCTTACGACCAGGAATTCGGAGAACAAATACATGCAAATCTCATAAAAAAATTCACTCTAATAACATCAGAAAAAAGTGAACTAAATCAAACAGTAAAAATAGAAAAATTGGGACGGATATGGGAATCGATAAGATTTTTTAGCCCTGAAGACAACAGACCAATCAAGGGGTGGAACGGCAACTTTCGACTTACAGGTTCTCAAGAACTCTTACAAACAGCTTTAGACGCTGGTCTCGGTGCAAAAAATAGCTCTGGATTCGGATGTGTTGAACTTGTAGAACGAGAAAGGAGGTATAAATAA
- the cmr4 gene encoding type III-B CRISPR module RAMP protein Cmr4, with protein MSEKNDKTINFWIHALSAIHVGTGKGAGYIDLPISREKVTNWPYIPGSTIKGVIADYYDASDSGDRREKDKKKKAAFGIAGDNNSSAGSLVFTDARIVCLPVQSLYGTFAWCTSELVLRSLSRDLEWGKLCLEEEIPVAPENKVLVIEGSSLIEKSNKKIYLQELDMDTQICEKTERLAEKIANLVFPDDEEWRKKFKERFTILPENVFNYFSEMGTQVEAKIRIDPNTKVVDKEQGGLWYQEALPAETILTGMVWCDKVYEENIQAKELTDKYCTGKKTIQIGGKNTTGQGRITLSFMEAKNKKED; from the coding sequence ATGTCAGAAAAAAACGATAAAACCATTAATTTTTGGATTCATGCACTCTCGGCAATTCATGTAGGCACGGGAAAAGGTGCCGGATATATTGATCTTCCAATATCACGAGAGAAAGTAACCAATTGGCCTTATATTCCAGGAAGTACAATTAAGGGAGTTATTGCCGATTACTATGATGCAAGTGACAGCGGGGATAGACGCGAAAAGGATAAAAAGAAAAAAGCAGCATTCGGTATCGCTGGAGATAATAATAGTTCTGCTGGTTCACTTGTATTTACCGATGCTCGAATCGTATGTCTTCCCGTTCAAAGCCTTTATGGCACTTTCGCATGGTGTACTTCAGAACTCGTTCTACGCTCTCTTTCAAGAGATCTAGAATGGGGCAAACTTTGTTTAGAAGAAGAAATTCCTGTCGCGCCAGAAAATAAAGTTCTTGTTATTGAAGGCTCAAGTCTCATTGAAAAAAGCAACAAAAAAATATATTTACAGGAACTAGATATGGATACCCAAATTTGCGAAAAAACTGAAAGATTAGCTGAAAAAATTGCAAATCTCGTGTTCCCTGATGATGAGGAATGGCGAAAGAAATTTAAAGAGAGATTCACAATACTCCCAGAAAATGTATTTAACTATTTTTCCGAAATGGGAACTCAGGTAGAAGCCAAAATTCGAATAGATCCTAACACAAAAGTTGTAGATAAAGAACAAGGTGGACTATGGTACCAAGAAGCCCTTCCTGCTGAAACCATTCTAACTGGGATGGTATGGTGCGACAAAGTTTATGAGGAAAACATCCAAGCCAAAGAGCTTACAGACAAATATTGCACAGGTAAAAAAACGATACAAATTGGCGGAAAAAACACAACGGGACAAGGAAGAATAACGTTATCCTTCATGGAAGCTAAAAATAAAAAGGAGGATTAA
- the cas10 gene encoding type III-B CRISPR-associated protein Cas10/Cmr2 yields MNFDKYLFNFSIGPVQPFIAAARRTRDLWFGSQLLSELSFIAAKTISETGGELIFPHPNVLEFADKSEINVANIILAEIPKEGKTPQQMVEKTENAVKEKWKECAKKVFEKYQEIIDQEIWDSQINDALEFFAAWVPIYNNDYKAARDRLNEIFAARKNSRDFNQPSLNANERYLEKSPLDGRNETILDTNSGKSFDPEKLPEEIQRQLRLKKNEFLDAIGMIKRGSEIKQFPSVDRVAIDPWIRHIAKNSNSTKKLEEIKKICEKLPQVIKVKSQAYKTFPFEGSILYLNRHKSIKEELSFKKDSIEEKKLEEIAKILEKLYKVTYRPSSYFAMIKADGDKMGNTISKITTKEGLKNFSSALSDFALVAPQIVTEKGGACIYAGGDDVFAFLPLDTCLSCARKLREEFKKKMSKIKKDSTLSVGISIGHFLEPMDSLIHFANQAEKMAKEGEKKEDERNGLAITVQTRGNAPIGVREQWKDEKDAESLDNRIMSWRNAFKNNSLPFNFPYSLHILEEYYLNWSNETLVNKALPADLLRLFKRSTKSNTQKGENTMSNNDKEKITKILENTYSVDCLKKLTNEILIARHIERTLSFPTPRDGGDQ; encoded by the coding sequence ATGAACTTCGACAAATATTTATTTAACTTTTCAATAGGCCCCGTCCAACCATTTATTGCCGCTGCGAGAAGAACGAGAGATCTATGGTTTGGTTCTCAACTTCTTTCGGAACTCAGTTTTATTGCTGCTAAAACTATTAGCGAAACTGGAGGAGAACTCATCTTCCCCCACCCTAATGTTCTTGAATTTGCGGATAAATCAGAGATCAACGTAGCAAATATCATTTTGGCTGAAATTCCAAAAGAAGGCAAAACACCACAGCAAATGGTAGAAAAAACTGAAAATGCAGTTAAAGAGAAGTGGAAAGAATGTGCAAAGAAAGTCTTCGAAAAGTATCAAGAAATAATTGACCAGGAAATATGGGATTCCCAAATCAACGACGCTTTGGAATTTTTTGCAGCATGGGTTCCCATTTATAACAACGACTATAAAGCGGCAAGGGATAGACTGAATGAAATTTTTGCCGCTCGCAAAAATAGCAGAGATTTCAATCAACCTTCTTTAAATGCTAATGAACGCTACCTTGAAAAATCCCCACTAGACGGACGAAATGAAACAATTCTCGATACAAATAGTGGGAAATCTTTTGACCCCGAAAAACTCCCAGAAGAAATTCAACGTCAACTTCGCTTAAAGAAAAATGAATTTCTAGATGCTATAGGTATGATAAAAAGGGGGTCAGAAATAAAACAATTTCCTTCTGTTGATAGAGTCGCAATTGATCCCTGGATTCGCCATATTGCAAAAAACTCGAACAGCACCAAGAAACTAGAAGAAATCAAAAAAATTTGCGAAAAACTTCCACAAGTGATTAAAGTGAAAAGCCAAGCTTATAAAACTTTTCCTTTTGAAGGCTCTATTCTCTATCTCAACCGTCATAAGAGTATAAAAGAAGAACTCAGCTTTAAAAAGGACTCCATTGAAGAAAAAAAGCTAGAAGAGATAGCTAAAATACTCGAAAAACTCTATAAAGTAACATACAGACCTTCGTCTTATTTTGCAATGATAAAAGCAGATGGAGACAAAATGGGCAATACTATATCGAAAATTACAACTAAAGAAGGACTCAAAAACTTCTCTTCTGCCCTCTCTGACTTTGCTTTAGTAGCACCCCAAATTGTTACAGAAAAAGGAGGAGCTTGTATTTATGCGGGAGGCGACGACGTCTTTGCCTTCTTACCTCTTGATACGTGCCTATCTTGCGCCCGAAAACTCAGAGAAGAATTTAAGAAAAAAATGAGTAAAATAAAAAAAGATTCAACTCTCTCGGTAGGCATCTCTATTGGTCACTTTTTAGAACCAATGGACTCTCTTATCCATTTCGCTAATCAGGCTGAAAAAATGGCCAAAGAGGGCGAAAAAAAAGAAGATGAACGAAATGGGCTCGCTATAACAGTTCAAACCCGAGGCAATGCCCCCATCGGAGTTAGAGAGCAATGGAAAGATGAAAAAGATGCAGAGTCTCTAGATAATAGAATTATGTCTTGGAGAAACGCCTTCAAAAATAACTCTTTGCCGTTCAATTTCCCTTATAGCCTGCACATTTTAGAGGAATACTATTTAAATTGGAGCAATGAAACGCTTGTCAATAAAGCCTTACCTGCAGATCTATTAAGACTTTTCAAGCGGTCTACTAAATCAAATACGCAGAAAGGGGAAAATACCATGTCAAACAACGATAAGGAAAAAATCACTAAAATACTAGAAAACACCTATTCTGTAGACTGTCTAAAAAAGTTAACGAATGAAATACTTATTGCGAGGCATATAGAACGCACGCTCTCTTTTCCTACCCCAAGGGATGGTGGAGATCAATGA
- the cmr3 gene encoding type III-B CRISPR module-associated protein Cmr3 produces MTKSPKTIKITPRDPLVARDGRPFSEGKRMKSLDWIRPSVVIGSLRTLVGKLNQKGFNKNTIKELKDISITGPFPYVNNKLYFPTPLDMVLKEEGTQNSEGEKSTYTSIHQLKPGKYNEGEGSTLPRYLSPAMLYPKEQFKPLKRPAFCSKNQMTQWLLTKDIKTSELNKLLQYNKKDGSFFNNNNVINFPKKEERIHLKICPESGSAEEGKLFSSIGLDMNIHDNNGDILPLEMLAKLDTDIPQNELFKIISKLNHIHPCGGERRLVKWNICNNLEKIWECPKEIQEAIKREKKLRMVLATPAIFENGWLPGWLTIKEEHETKCIGTIPGTEIEVQLVSVVNERWQPLSGWSYERNKPKPISRMVPAGSVYFFKITNSVSDEDIANMWLQSVCDDTQLKKDGFGLSLWGIW; encoded by the coding sequence ATGACAAAAAGCCCTAAAACTATAAAAATAACTCCCAGAGACCCTTTAGTTGCAAGGGACGGTCGGCCTTTTTCCGAAGGGAAACGCATGAAATCGCTTGATTGGATTCGGCCATCAGTAGTAATTGGCTCGTTACGTACTCTTGTTGGGAAGTTAAACCAAAAAGGATTTAATAAAAATACAATAAAGGAACTCAAAGATATTTCTATAACTGGGCCTTTTCCTTATGTGAATAATAAATTATATTTTCCCACCCCTTTAGATATGGTGTTAAAGGAAGAAGGAACTCAAAACTCCGAAGGAGAAAAATCTACTTATACAAGTATCCATCAACTAAAACCAGGCAAATATAATGAAGGGGAGGGCTCAACTCTTCCACGATACTTATCACCAGCAATGCTTTATCCAAAAGAACAATTCAAGCCATTAAAAAGACCTGCGTTCTGCTCTAAAAATCAAATGACTCAATGGCTTTTAACCAAAGACATCAAAACATCTGAATTGAATAAATTACTTCAATATAATAAAAAAGATGGTTCTTTTTTTAATAATAACAACGTTATCAACTTTCCTAAAAAAGAAGAACGGATTCACCTTAAAATATGTCCTGAATCTGGATCTGCAGAAGAAGGGAAGCTCTTTTCATCTATTGGTCTTGATATGAACATACATGACAATAATGGGGACATTCTCCCTCTTGAAATGTTAGCCAAATTAGATACAGATATTCCCCAAAATGAATTATTTAAAATCATTTCTAAGCTTAATCATATCCATCCTTGCGGAGGAGAGAGAAGACTTGTCAAATGGAATATATGTAACAACTTAGAAAAAATATGGGAATGCCCTAAAGAAATACAAGAAGCCATTAAAAGAGAAAAGAAACTTCGAATGGTTCTGGCAACACCTGCTATTTTTGAAAATGGATGGTTGCCTGGTTGGCTTACAATCAAAGAAGAACATGAAACAAAATGCATAGGTACCATTCCAGGAACAGAAATAGAAGTTCAACTCGTATCTGTGGTTAATGAAAGATGGCAGCCTCTTTCCGGTTGGTCTTACGAACGTAATAAACCCAAGCCAATATCTCGAATGGTTCCCGCTGGAAGTGTTTATTTCTTTAAAATTACAAACTCTGTTTCTGATGAAGATATCGCTAACATGTGGCTTCAATCTGTATGCGATGATACGCAACTAAAAAAAGACGGATTTGGTCTTTCTCTTTGGGGAATTTGGTAG
- the cmr5 gene encoding type III-B CRISPR module-associated protein Cmr5: protein MVEDKTPTTLEQKWAQRAFCAVDKVSHKSDSGDFKKSEYLSFAKSFPNLIHSCGLIQALAFAQSKNKTVFLADLSFVMNGEKKYELIIEESRKATITKYLQLSRHTLAAAEWIKRYAEALLKEDGDHNDSCS, encoded by the coding sequence GTGGTTGAAGATAAAACTCCCACAACCTTAGAACAAAAATGGGCGCAAAGAGCTTTCTGCGCTGTTGATAAAGTGAGCCATAAAAGCGACTCTGGGGATTTCAAAAAGAGTGAGTATTTAAGTTTCGCAAAATCATTTCCTAACCTTATTCATTCTTGTGGGTTAATACAAGCTCTCGCTTTTGCGCAATCAAAAAACAAAACTGTTTTTCTTGCTGATCTCAGTTTTGTCATGAATGGTGAGAAAAAATACGAGCTGATTATAGAAGAAAGTAGAAAAGCAACCATTACGAAATATCTTCAACTAAGCCGCCATACTCTTGCTGCCGCTGAATGGATAAAGCGTTATGCTGAAGCTCTGTTAAAAGAAGATGGTGATCATAATGACTCTTGCAGTTAG